A portion of the Lolium rigidum isolate FL_2022 chromosome 1, APGP_CSIRO_Lrig_0.1, whole genome shotgun sequence genome contains these proteins:
- the LOC124684574 gene encoding probable RNA-binding protein EIF1AD, with product MKAGRKNLQRACQDGSAVTLAEGDSIMQVVTLRGSNLIEVTDGKGVKSLALFPAKFQKSFWIKNGSFVVVDASGREEALESGSKIGCVVSRVLFHDQVRALEKSGEWPAIFKSTPNGWATGTASQVEEEPGSDEEDDDLPPLEANRNRHSPFDVLSDSESDSDS from the exons ATGAAGGCAGGGAGGAAGAACCTGCAGAGAGCGTGCCAGGATGGCTCTGCCGTCACACTCGCGGAGGGCGATAGCATCATGCAGGTCGTCACGCTGCGTGGCTCCAACCTCATCGAG GTCACGGATGGCAAGGGCGTCAAATCCCTGGCCTTGTTCCCGGCCAAGTTCCAGAAGAGCTTTTGGATCAAGAACG GGAGTTTTGTGGTTGTGGATGCTAGTGGGAGGGAGGAGGCTCTCGAATCAGGGAGCAAGATAGGTTGTGTCGTGTCGCGAGTTCTCTTTCATGATCAAGTTCGCGCACTTGAGAAATCTGGCGAATG GCCAGCTATCTTCAAGTCAACTCCCAATGGCTGGGCGACAGGGACCGCATCTCAGGTTGAGGAAGAGCCAGgttctgacgaagaagatgatgatCTGCCACCACTTGAGGCGAACAGGAACAGACATAGTCCGTTTGATGTGCTTTCTGATTCAGAAAGTGATTCCGATTCTTAA